The region CGTGTAAAGTGATTGCCGCTAGCAGTTCCAACGATTCAATTAACGGTGTGGCGCGCTGTGCTAAAAACGACTTCAGTGTAATGCCCGTCTTCGGTACAGGATTACTCCAGTTAATCCCCACGCCAATTACTGCTCGCGTGATCTGCTCCTGCTGAATCCGAGTTTCTGTTAGAATCCCACCCAGTTTCCGCCCATGCAGTACCAGGTCATTCAACCATTTCAACTGCACTGGAATGCCCTCTGTTGCGCCGCTTAACCGGGGGGGGATTTCTCGTAAAGCGGTCGCAATGCCCCAGGCAGTACAGAGCGTCAGTTGCGCTGCTTGCACTGCGGGTAATTCCAGCTTTACCCCAACTGAAAGATAAAGTCCGCCTGGTTCCGACTGCCACTGCCGCCCCCATTGTCCCCGTCCCGCCGTTTGCGATCGCGCAATCACCACAGGCTCTAGTGACTTCCCCTGGTCCATCAGTTCCCAGGCGATTTGATTTGTAGAAGCAACTGCTTCAAACACCTGAAAATCTTGGGCTGCTGGCACAATTGTAGGACTGCACGCCCGCACAATTGAGTAAGCTGCCAGTAGTCGTTCTCGATGAATGGCGGTTGTCATGCGTTGATCCTGAATTCCAAAGCAAAGAACACTGGGAGACCAAACATCTGCAAAGTTTGCAAAATCTTCGTTACGGTAGCATAGTCTCGCATAGACATTTCCTTCCTCCCTTCCCCTCCTTTCGTATGCATACGTGGCACTGGCAAACTTGGAATCAGCTTCCCTACTTAACGTGTAGTCTGTTGGAACCCTGGAAACATGGATTTTTCACCTCGCATTATGCACCTCGCCCCCCAGCGGAGCTAACCTCAGTACTCAACCCAGAGGCTCAGGCTTATCGCTTGAAGCAGGTACACGGCAACGTTGTCCTCGCCCCGTCTGAGATTACAGCAATGGATCAGGGGCAATTAGATGCAATGTCTGAGCCTCCCCCTGGCGATGGACTGGTGACTGACCAATCTGAGCAAGCGGTTTGGGTTTGCAGTGCTGATTGCACGCCAGTGTTAATTGCAGATGCTGTGACTGGGCAGGTTGCCGCAGTTCATGCTGGATGGCGGGGCACAGCGTTGAAGATAGTGCCACAGGCGATCGCTCGGCTGCAAGCGCAGGGGGCACAATTGAAGAATTTACGAGTTGCTATGGGGCCAGCCATTTCAGGTGAAGTCTATCAGGTGTCTGAAACTGTTGCAGTGGAAGTTGGTGCCACAATTGCCCCAGTTGCCCCAACGAATATCCCAACCGCGATTGCACTCCTCCGCGATTTGCCCAACTCTCCCGTGTTGGACGATCCAGAACCTGGACGGGTACGGCTGGATGTTCGTCGAGTCAATGCCTTACAACTTGAGCAATTGGGCTTCAGTCCTGAGCAACTCGCGATCGCCCCCCACTGCACCTATCAAGATCCGGAAAACTTTTTCTCATACCGTCGCAGTCAGCAGAAAAAAGCCCAATGGTCAGGAATTGTGAGTTGGTGAAGGAAAATCGGAGGATTTGAGAATGCCGATTATAGATTTTAGATTCGGAGCAACTTATCCAACTTATCAACTTATTAATACCCCTTAATCTCCAATCTTTATGCCTTCCCCCTCCCTCTATCTCCCCATTCCCCCATCCCCTTCCTCTCTCTTGCCAGGTGATTGCCAAATTCAAAAAAAGTCTTGTCAAATAGATCCTCCTGTCGCTAAGATAGGATGCGCGATGTGTTCCTCAGTAGCTCAGCGGTAGAGCGATCGACTGTTAATCGATTGGTCGCTGGTTCGAATCCAGCCTGGGGAGTTTGAAGGTGGGATAGCATAAGCAACACGACTGGCATAACGAATGACCGAAAAGGGAAGCAGTTTGAATCAGCGTCCTTCTTATTCGAGTTTTTTGCGCTTTTGGTTGCTTGATCCGGAGATCATTTTCTTGAATCATGGTTCGTTTGGTGCTTGCCCAGTTCCTGTAATGGAAGCACAGCAATGTTGGCGAGAACGAATGGAGCGTCAACCATTGCAATTTCTGGGTAAGGATATAGAGGAATTGTTGGATGCTGCACTTCAAGGACTGGCAAAGTTTGTCAACTGTCCCTGGCAGGATGTGGCATTTGTAGCCAATGCGACAACTGGGGTCAACACGGTTTTGCGATCGCTTTTATTAGAACAAGGTGACGAACTGTTAACAACTAACCATGAGTACAATGCCTGTCGGAATGCCCTGAATTTTGTGGCAGAACGGCAGGGAGTTAAGGTCGTTGTGGCGGACGTGCCCTTCCCAATTGAGTCTGAGAGTCAGGTGATTGAAGCCGTTTTACAGCAGGTATCGCCTCGAACGCGGCTGGTGTTACTCGATCATGTAACAAGTCAAACGGGACTGATTTTTCCCATTGCAGAACTGGTACAGGAACTTAACCAACGGGGCATTGAAACGTTGATAGATGGGGCGCATGCACCAGGAATGATTCCGCTCAACCTGGAGGAGTTAGGAGCAACGTACTACACTGGCAATTGTCATAAATGGCTGTGTTCTCCCAAAGGTGCAGCATTTCTATACGTGCGGCGCGATCGCCAATCGGTTATTCATCCACTCACAATTAGCCACGGAGCCAATTCGCCTCGCTGCGATCGCAGTCGCTTTCGACTGGAGTTTGACTGGATGGGGACTCATGATCTGACGCCGTATCTATCGGTGCCAGCAGCAATCCAGTTCCTTGGTTCATTACTACCGGGTGGATGGATGGCTTTGATGCAACACAATCGAGAGATGGCGATCGCTGCTCGCACTGTTTTGTGTGAAACCTTGAATATTGCGCCACCATGTCCAGAAACTATGCTGGGAGCACTGGCTGTGATTCCTCTGCCAGAAGGTGATCCCTCGCTGCTGCAAAATGCGCTATGGGAGCAGTACGCCATTGAAGTTCCAATTATTCCCTGGAACCGTCCACTAGGACGGCAGATTCGCATTTCCGCCCAAATTTATAACAACCCAGAGCAATATAACTATTTAGCTACAGCCTTAGAAAAATTATTGTCAGCAGGGAAATAACGTCCGTCAAATAGCCTTCATCTCAGCAATAAGGCTGTTTTTTGTAACCTAAAATATCTAAACGTAACAATTCAGTAATCAAAATAAAACTTTAGATATAGTTGCAATTCTTTGATGCTTTCTTTTTGACTCTCCACAGTCAATCAATTAAGGCTTCCTCAGTAAGCTTTCTGTTTGATAGAATACATTAAAAGGCTGATAATTCAATAGGAATACTGAAAATCTGACGATGGATACATTGTCAGACCAGGAACTTTTTTATATCGTGAATTTAGGCTCCCTAGTATAAGACCTCGATCATTTTTTACGGCTCCTTACGAATTAGGTTTTAAAAACCATGCATAGATGTCCTTGTTGTTCTGAGGTTCTGCTCCGTCATGTTCGTCATGGCTCGGTTTACTGGTTTTGTACTCACTGTTGGCAAGAAATGCCAGATTTAGAAATTGGCATAGAAGTTAGTAAAAAGCGTTCCCCTATCTCTCGACGAATAGATTTGTCTGCTCCTCTTGCGGTTTGAGTGAATCTACAACTCACAACCAACTGAATCTAACACTAGAGAATGTTGCCCATAAAACAGCGATCGCAGCCTTCAATTCATATCGGCGATCGCTGTTTTAATGTATTGCTTTAATCGTCACGCTTAGAGGGTGTTTGAAAAGGGCGAGGATGATTAAAACCATCACGACAAACCCAAAAAACAGCCGCATTCATCCGTGTTCTTCTGTTTGTAGTAACGACTTTAGTCGTCCAAATCACAAGAAACCGGGCCTTTAAAGCATCCTCTTAGAATAAGATAAACAGTTCCAAAGCCTGGTTCGAATAGATTCCTGGACTTGCCTCTGCTATACCTGGCACGATGGCTATAAGTTTTTTTAACAATCGGCGAAGATTTTTCCAAATCCTGATTAAGATGACGATTGCTTCTAGTGCAGCAGATGATTGCCATCACAAAACTCCATGAAGCAAACTCAACTCGGTTTTGATGCTTGATTACCCAGGGGCGTTTATATGAACCTACCAGTTGTTTTAGACATTGCGATCGGTCTAGTTTTTATTTATTTGATTGCAAGTCTCCTTGCCTCTGAAATTCAAGAATTAATTTCCACTATTTTGCAATGGCGAGCAAAACACTTAAGAGAATCGATTCAAAATCTGTTAGCAGGTGGATACGGCACTGCCAAAGATGAACAACTCGGTGGATTTATTGAGGCGATCTACAATGATCCGCTGATCGAGAATATGAACCAGAGTGCTCGAGGCGGCATTGGCGCACTGGGTCAATGGCTGTATCGCAATATTTTCTATCGGGGGCATAGCGTTTTTGGGCGAGAGACCACGGCTCCTTCTTATATCTCATCAGAAACCTTTGCAACTGCCTTGCTCGAACGGATTGGAATGGAAACGCTGATAGAAAAGTTAACTGAAATTCGGTTAGAAAAGTTTGTTACCCGAATTATTGGGCTATATGAAGTTCATGGAGAAGAGGGCGATCGCTTCATCACGATTCCTGCTGAAGAAACCTTTCAGGATAAGGATTATCGAGAAAAAGGTGGGATTCGAGTCTTAGCCGAAAAAGCTAAGACTTTATCTCATGATGCGGCACTGGGTGCTACCGCTAGTGACTTATTAAACTTGAGCAGTAACGCAGATTTCATTGCATTAGTTGAAGAATATGATGACCTGTTAAAGGATTTTCGGGTGGGTGAAGCGGAGCTAGAAACTTGTGTTGAACGCATGAAAGAAGGATTGGATATTTATATTAATCAGATTAGCGAAAAGATTGCCACGAATGATTTAGCTTTAGAAGCCTCAGCTGGAGAAGTTAGTTCTCTTTCTGAGTTGGAAAAACAACAACTCAAGTATTTTAAGAAACGGCTGATATCGTTTAAAGTTGGAACTTTTGGAGAAGGAACTGAACGGGCGATCGCTTCTGGTAAATTAAAACCTACCTTACTAGAAATTGCTCAAGTTTTTGACCGAGCAAGCATGACTTACCAGGAAATTGAAGGTGCTTATAAAGATATTGCAGCGGCTTATGCTACAGGGATGATGTCTCAAAAGATTGGACTCGTTGTCAATGCGATTAACCAACAGCTTCATTCCTCGAAATCCATAGCACGATCTGGAAAAAAATCATCACTGCATCAATTGCCCAATACACTCACAATTGGAGATCTAGCAGAAGAGCAATATCAGGCAGAACTCGATGAAATCGTGCAATCTTTACCGGCTGAACAACGGCTAATTTACAAAGAATGGCAAACCTACCAACAAGCATTTGCCAAAATTGTGCGAGCGATCGCTGAGCAACTTCAGAGCCAGGGGAAACTTTTTGATGGTGAAGTTGAAGTGGTTCAGCCTGTTTCTGAATTGAATCTAGAAACCTTGCGCCGATGCGTAACCTCCTCCGTTAAACAGTTGCGGCAGGAAGATTATCGTTTGGTTGACCAAAGTGTTCTAGCACAACTTACTCCGCTAGATCAGCAAACCTATCGAGGCTGGCGTATTTATCAACAAATCATTTTAGAAGTTACACGAGACGTCGCCTATAAACTTCAGGAAGAAGAGAGATTATTTGACTATCAAACCAAAACAGAGTTAAGAGAATCACTGGATGCACTGAATGATGCTGATCTCTATCAATCTGTTAAATATTCTCTGAATTTAATGTCAAATGAGGAGCGGCAGTTGCGAATTAATGCGGCTGCAAGAAAACTATTAACAGACCAACGTCAGATCTATCGCAATTTCCAAACCTATGAACAAATTCAAGATTTATTAGCGGGCGTTCCGCTATCGGTGAAGCAAAGTTTGGCGATTTTAGCACGACGGGCACAGATTAAGGTAGAACACACAAAAGATCAACTTGATCAATTCAATACTGAAGTTTCTAAGTGGTTCGATCGCTCCATGAGCCGCGCCTCCGGTGTGTATAAACGCAACGCTAAAGGGGTTGCCATCATCATCGGATTCCTGATCGCACTCGTCTCCAATGCTGATACCTTTCATGTAGTTGCGCGGCTATCAGGCGATGATGACCTGCGACAAATTATCACTACCCGCGCGAGTGGCATTACTCAAAATGCAAAGAGTGAGGAGTTGTATTCCCGTCAGCAATTACGCGAGTTAAAGCAAAATACCGACGCGATTCTTCAAGAAATCTCGTTACCCTTGCGCTGGACTCCAGAAAACCTCTCTCAGCAATTTAATTGTCGTTCTGCTACGAATCAAACTTCCACGGCCACAAATGGAACGACCCCTCTTACCCCGTGGAAACAGTTTTATGCAACGTGTTTGAACGAAGATGCACCAGAGCGGTTTGATTTAATCAGAATTAGTCGAATCGCCTTTCGTCCAGAGAATATGATTGATGCAGGCAGAATGGTGTTGGGTTGGCTGGTGACTGGATTGGCGATCGCTATGGGTGCGCCCTTCTGGTTTGATCTCATGAGTAAAATCATGAATGTCCGTAACACTGGTTCTAAACCTGCCCCTGCTACGGATAAGGCATCATCCAAAACCTAGACGGAAGCCTTTCATTCAATCTGGAAAAGATAGAGAGTCATCCACGAAGGGCGCAGAACATCGTCTGATTACTAAGATCTAATTACTAAGAATAGCCATGTTCTGCCAGGAAAGCAGGAGTGAGTTGTTCAAGCGATGGGGGGACAGTGTGGGAAGTTTGAGGGCGATCGCTGCCGTTGGTTGCTAAACCGCTCCGCAAAAACTTCTCCACATATTTACCCAAAATGTCCCCTTCCAGATTCACCGGGCTGCCCGGTTGCAGGTATTGCAGGTTTGTTTCCCGATAAGTGTGCGGGATCACAGCAACCGTAAATCGAGAACCTTCATCGTTACAGGTGGCTACCGTCAGGCTGATGCCGTTAATGGCAATACTTCCCTTAGAGAGAATATAGCGAGCAACTGTTGGCGGTGCTGTAAAGGTCATTTCCCAAGAAGTTAAGGTCTCAACCGCTGATTCCAGATGTCCAATGCCATCCACATGCCCAGTAACAAAATGTCCACCCAGTTTGCT is a window of Leptolyngbyaceae cyanobacterium JSC-12 DNA encoding:
- a CDS encoding uncharacterized protein, YfiH family (IMG reference gene:2510096057~PFAM: Multi-copper polyphenol oxidoreductase laccase~TIGRFAM: uncharacterized protein, YfiH family) translates to MHTWHWQTWNQLPYLTCSLLEPWKHGFFTSHYAPRPPAELTSVLNPEAQAYRLKQVHGNVVLAPSEITAMDQGQLDAMSEPPPGDGLVTDQSEQAVWVCSADCTPVLIADAVTGQVAAVHAGWRGTALKIVPQAIARLQAQGAQLKNLRVAMGPAISGEVYQVSETVAVEVGATIAPVAPTNIPTAIALLRDLPNSPVLDDPEPGRVRLDVRRVNALQLEQLGFSPEQLAIAPHCTYQDPENFFSYRRSQQKKAQWSGIVSW
- a CDS encoding hypothetical protein (IMG reference gene:2510096060~manually curated), with amino-acid sequence MHRCPCCSEVLLRHVRHGSVYWFCTHCWQEMPDLEIGIEVSKKRSPISRRIDLSAPLAV
- a CDS encoding riboflavin synthase alpha chain (IMG reference gene:2510096062~PFAM: Lumazine binding domain~TIGRFAM: riboflavin synthase, alpha subunit) is translated as MFTGLVQGLGTLQPLAADRVHVTCLPQPSEFILHDLALGDSVAVDGVCLTVVEIFPRGFIAVISPETRDRSTLSRTSHQIVNLETSLRVGSKLGGHFVTGHVDGIGHLESAVETLTSWEMTFTAPPTVARYILSKGSIAINGISLTVATCNDEGSRFTVAVIPHTYRETNLQYLQPGSPVNLEGDILGKYVEKFLRSGLATNGSDRPQTSHTVPPSLEQLTPAFLAEHGYS
- a CDS encoding hypothetical protein (IMG reference gene:2510096061) — its product is MNLPVVLDIAIGLVFIYLIASLLASEIQELISTILQWRAKHLRESIQNLLAGGYGTAKDEQLGGFIEAIYNDPLIENMNQSARGGIGALGQWLYRNIFYRGHSVFGRETTAPSYISSETFATALLERIGMETLIEKLTEIRLEKFVTRIIGLYEVHGEEGDRFITIPAEETFQDKDYREKGGIRVLAEKAKTLSHDAALGATASDLLNLSSNADFIALVEEYDDLLKDFRVGEAELETCVERMKEGLDIYINQISEKIATNDLALEASAGEVSSLSELEKQQLKYFKKRLISFKVGTFGEGTERAIASGKLKPTLLEIAQVFDRASMTYQEIEGAYKDIAAAYATGMMSQKIGLVVNAINQQLHSSKSIARSGKKSSLHQLPNTLTIGDLAEEQYQAELDEIVQSLPAEQRLIYKEWQTYQQAFAKIVRAIAEQLQSQGKLFDGEVEVVQPVSELNLETLRRCVTSSVKQLRQEDYRLVDQSVLAQLTPLDQQTYRGWRIYQQIILEVTRDVAYKLQEEERLFDYQTKTELRESLDALNDADLYQSVKYSLNLMSNEERQLRINAAARKLLTDQRQIYRNFQTYEQIQDLLAGVPLSVKQSLAILARRAQIKVEHTKDQLDQFNTEVSKWFDRSMSRASGVYKRNAKGVAIIIGFLIALVSNADTFHVVARLSGDDDLRQIITTRASGITQNAKSEELYSRQQLRELKQNTDAILQEISLPLRWTPENLSQQFNCRSATNQTSTATNGTTPLTPWKQFYATCLNEDAPERFDLIRISRIAFRPENMIDAGRMVLGWLVTGLAIAMGAPFWFDLMSKIMNVRNTGSKPAPATDKASSKT
- a CDS encoding birA, biotin-(acetyl-CoA-carboxylase) ligase (IMG reference gene:2510096056~PFAM: Biotin/lipoate A/B protein ligase family~TIGRFAM: birA, biotin-[acetyl-CoA-carboxylase] ligase region); translation: MTTAIHRERLLAAYSIVRACSPTIVPAAQDFQVFEAVASTNQIAWELMDQGKSLEPVVIARSQTAGRGQWGRQWQSEPGGLYLSVGVKLELPAVQAAQLTLCTAWGIATALREIPPRLSGATEGIPVQLKWLNDLVLHGRKLGGILTETRIQQEQITRAVIGVGINWSNPVPKTGITLKSFLAQRATPLIESLELLAAITLHGLLSGIDHRMKHGIEPILDDYFALLAHRDRSVWTNGREGTIVGIAPTGELRVQLKIPQFPMGESLEPTDSHEILIKPGTISLDYPL
- a CDS encoding selenocysteine lyase (IMG reference gene:2510096059~PFAM: Aminotransferase class-V) → MTEKGSSLNQRPSYSSFLRFWLLDPEIIFLNHGSFGACPVPVMEAQQCWRERMERQPLQFLGKDIEELLDAALQGLAKFVNCPWQDVAFVANATTGVNTVLRSLLLEQGDELLTTNHEYNACRNALNFVAERQGVKVVVADVPFPIESESQVIEAVLQQVSPRTRLVLLDHVTSQTGLIFPIAELVQELNQRGIETLIDGAHAPGMIPLNLEELGATYYTGNCHKWLCSPKGAAFLYVRRDRQSVIHPLTISHGANSPRCDRSRFRLEFDWMGTHDLTPYLSVPAAIQFLGSLLPGGWMALMQHNREMAIAARTVLCETLNIAPPCPETMLGALAVIPLPEGDPSLLQNALWEQYAIEVPIIPWNRPLGRQIRISAQIYNNPEQYNYLATALEKLLSAGK